The uncultured Roseibium sp. genome contains a region encoding:
- a CDS encoding NADH-quinone oxidoreductase subunit H, giving the protein MDLIRALLIQGLQMAVVLLLAPLLTGFVRKVKARLTRRQGASVFQPYRDLIRLLRKEAVLADNASWLFRVVPYLVFASTWVAAALVPTFGGGLLFSWTADLIAIIALLGFGRFFVALAGMDIGTSFGGLGSSREMMIASLAEPAMLLTVFSLALVAGSTQLSTVAELMSSPEVGLRVSLGMALVALIMVAIAENARIPVDNPATHLELTMVHEAMVLEYSGRHLAMIEFASSLKLVLYLSLIGCIFIPWGIAAPGAGLADYLVGAVAYVAKIGVGAVLLAVFETSIAKMRVFRVPDFLGAALMLGLLGTLLLFVSRSL; this is encoded by the coding sequence ATGGACCTGATCCGCGCGCTCCTCATTCAGGGACTTCAGATGGCCGTGGTGCTGCTGCTGGCGCCGCTGCTGACGGGCTTCGTGCGCAAGGTCAAGGCCCGGCTCACACGCCGCCAGGGTGCGTCTGTATTCCAGCCCTACCGCGATCTGATCCGGCTCCTGCGCAAGGAGGCGGTGCTTGCGGACAACGCCTCATGGCTGTTCCGGGTCGTGCCTTATCTGGTCTTTGCCTCCACCTGGGTCGCGGCGGCGCTGGTGCCGACCTTCGGCGGCGGGCTCTTGTTCAGCTGGACGGCGGACCTGATCGCCATCATCGCGTTGCTCGGCTTCGGCCGGTTCTTTGTCGCACTCGCCGGCATGGATATCGGCACCAGCTTCGGCGGTCTCGGCTCCAGCCGCGAAATGATGATCGCCTCGCTGGCCGAACCCGCCATGCTGCTGACGGTCTTCTCCCTGGCGCTGGTTGCCGGCTCGACCCAGCTTTCCACGGTTGCCGAGTTGATGAGTTCGCCGGAGGTGGGCCTGCGGGTGTCGCTCGGCATGGCGCTTGTGGCGCTGATCATGGTGGCGATTGCCGAAAACGCTCGCATCCCTGTCGATAATCCCGCAACCCATCTGGAACTGACCATGGTGCATGAGGCGATGGTGCTGGAATATTCCGGTCGTCATCTCGCCATGATCGAATTCGCGTCCTCGCTGAAGCTTGTGCTGTACCTGTCATTGATCGGCTGCATCTTCATCCCCTGGGGCATCGCCGCGCCCGGCGCGGGCCTTGCGGACTATCTGGTGGGTGCTGTCGCATATGTCGCCAAGATCGGTGTCGGCGCGGTGCTTCTGGCCGTATTCGAGACCAGCATCGCCAAGATGCGCGTCTTCCGCGTGCCCGATTTCCTCGGCGCGGCGCTCATGCTCGGTCTGCTGGGCACGCTGCTGCTGTTCGTTTCGAGGAGCCTGTGA
- a CDS encoding hydrogenase-4 component E yields the protein MSSLSFDIAHLLAGGLVLVSFMMLYQDRLSALINVYALHAVVLTLSVAWQAQVQHAPHLYVTAAIALGFKAVVIPLVLHRIVRRLGIHRDIETVVGIGPTMLAGMGLVALSMVVILRITPEADPLAREDLAFALSVLLLGLLVMVTRRNAVSQVIGFMSLENGLILAATGARGMPLVVEISVAFSIVIAFIVIGIFLFRIRERFDTVDVGALDSFRGERR from the coding sequence ATGTCCAGCCTGAGTTTCGATATCGCGCATCTCCTGGCCGGCGGACTGGTTCTGGTCAGTTTCATGATGCTCTATCAGGACCGGCTCTCCGCCCTGATCAATGTCTATGCGCTGCACGCCGTGGTTCTGACCCTGTCGGTCGCCTGGCAGGCGCAGGTCCAGCATGCGCCGCATCTTTATGTCACGGCCGCGATCGCGCTCGGCTTCAAGGCGGTGGTCATTCCGCTGGTGCTGCACCGGATCGTGCGCCGGCTAGGTATTCACCGGGACATCGAGACCGTCGTCGGCATCGGCCCGACCATGCTCGCCGGCATGGGGCTCGTCGCGCTGTCCATGGTGGTGATCCTGCGGATCACGCCGGAGGCCGACCCGCTGGCACGAGAGGATCTCGCCTTTGCCCTGTCGGTGCTGCTGCTCGGCCTACTGGTCATGGTCACACGGCGCAACGCAGTCAGTCAGGTGATCGGCTTCATGTCCCTGGAAAACGGCCTGATCCTGGCGGCGACCGGTGCGCGCGGTATGCCGCTGGTGGTGGAGATCAGCGTCGCCTTTTCCATCGTCATTGCCTTCATCGTCATCGGCATCTTCCTGTTCCGCATCCGTGAGCGGTTCGACACGGTGGACGTCGGCGCGCTGGACAGCTTCAGGGGAGAGCGCCGATGA
- a CDS encoding hydrogenase 4 subunit F, with protein sequence MIALPFQPEVAVLVIPIVAAAVLAALPGYRIAARLNVLASLLTLLAALALFVTERPEAGSYLFVDDLNIVFIVLNTFVGFTASLFSASYIAHELETGRLTPANLRFYHAMYQIMMFGMNLAFVANNIGLMWVAVELATLTTVMMVGIYRTHEALEAAWKYFLLGSVGIAFALFGTILVYLAARPFIGEGENAMVWTLLVEQAAAFDPALLNLAFIFLMLGYGTKVGLAPLHAWLPDAHAEGPTPISAVLSGLLLNVALYAVLRFKILLAANPDAIGPGPLMMTMGLLSLIFAAFMLYRRRDIKRLFAYSSIEHMGIIVFAFGLGGPLANFAGLLHMVMHSLTKSAIFYAVGHVAQIKGTQRISEIRGLTESHPALGWGLLVGVVAIAGLPPMGIFMSEFLIVSSTFAVQPLLAIPLVFGLLVAFGALLLRVTGIAFGEPTGSTAPAQASYVPLFAHLALVLAAGLYLPPALVGWFQHIAVILG encoded by the coding sequence ATGATCGCCCTTCCGTTCCAGCCCGAGGTTGCCGTTCTCGTCATTCCGATCGTCGCCGCCGCGGTCCTGGCCGCGCTGCCGGGCTACCGCATCGCTGCACGGCTCAACGTGCTTGCCAGCCTGCTGACGTTGCTCGCGGCACTGGCGCTGTTCGTGACCGAGCGGCCGGAAGCCGGTTCCTATCTGTTTGTCGACGATCTCAACATCGTCTTCATCGTGCTGAACACCTTCGTCGGTTTTACCGCCAGCCTGTTCAGCGCCAGCTACATTGCCCATGAACTGGAGACCGGGCGGCTGACGCCGGCCAACCTGCGCTTCTACCACGCCATGTACCAGATCATGATGTTCGGCATGAACCTGGCGTTCGTGGCCAACAACATCGGCCTGATGTGGGTCGCGGTGGAACTGGCCACGCTGACCACCGTGATGATGGTCGGTATCTACCGCACCCATGAGGCGCTGGAGGCGGCGTGGAAATACTTCCTGCTCGGCAGTGTCGGCATTGCCTTCGCCCTGTTCGGCACGATCCTCGTCTATCTGGCGGCGCGTCCCTTCATCGGCGAGGGCGAAAACGCCATGGTCTGGACGCTGCTGGTGGAACAGGCCGCCGCCTTCGATCCGGCTCTGCTCAATCTCGCCTTCATCTTCCTGATGCTCGGCTATGGCACCAAGGTCGGTCTCGCGCCGCTCCATGCCTGGCTGCCCGACGCCCACGCCGAAGGCCCGACGCCGATCTCCGCGGTGCTGTCCGGCCTGCTGCTGAACGTGGCGCTTTATGCGGTGCTGCGGTTCAAGATCCTGCTGGCCGCCAATCCGGACGCGATCGGTCCCGGGCCGCTGATGATGACCATGGGGCTGCTGTCGCTGATCTTCGCCGCCTTCATGCTCTACCGGCGCCGCGACATCAAACGCCTGTTCGCCTATTCCTCTATCGAGCACATGGGCATCATCGTCTTTGCCTTCGGTCTCGGCGGACCGCTCGCCAATTTTGCCGGGCTGCTGCACATGGTGATGCACAGCCTGACCAAGTCGGCGATCTTCTACGCGGTCGGCCATGTGGCCCAGATCAAGGGCACCCAGCGGATCTCCGAGATTCGCGGCTTGACCGAGAGCCATCCGGCGCTCGGCTGGGGGCTGCTGGTGGGCGTCGTCGCTATTGCCGGTCTGCCGCCGATGGGCATCTTCATGAGTGAGTTCCTGATCGTGAGTTCGACCTTCGCCGTCCAGCCGCTGCTCGCCATTCCGCTGGTCTTCGGGTTGCTGGTGGCCTTCGGTGCTCTGCTTCTGCGTGTCACCGGCATTGCCTTCGGCGAACCGACAGGCAGCACGGCACCCGCGCAGGCGTCCTATGTGCCGCTCTTTGCGCATCTGGCGCTGGTGCTGGCCGCCGGCCTCTATCTGCCGCCGGCGCTGGTAGGCTGGTTCCAGCACATTGCCGTTATACTCGGGTGA
- a CDS encoding NADH-quinone oxidoreductase subunit C: MMTAFWTSILKASEAGPVRAWRSYQVDETEWTRVAEALGGGTAVLLGLWGDTGTIRMAVLDEATHEIAVLALACPTGSYPSVGRHHAAAQRPERATRDLFGLIPRDCPDERPWLDHGRWGVRQPLGAPTPDAGEGDTYGFLPVEGDGLHQVPVGPVHAGIIEPGHFRFTGNGEAVVRLEERFGYVHKGIEGLMAGKSLDQAVRLAARTSGDSTVAYGLAFSRAAEDALGVDVPPRAVWLRALLAELERLANHLGDIGAVCNDAAFALMLAHCGVLRERVLRAADTAFGHRLMRDLIVPGGVAADLDDNGIAAIRAALDEIRLRFPPLVNLYDNTASLQDRTVSTGRLDPALARRFGAGGFVGRASGRGFDARKALGYAPYDRLSFEVPLLDAGDVDARVWIRIREVEQSLSLIEKILNELPQGSVFTDLKAVSTSCEGLALVEGFRGDILVWLRIGEDGLIERCHMRDPSWFQWPLLEAVIEGNIIADFPLCNKSFNCSYSGHDL, from the coding sequence ATGATGACAGCCTTCTGGACCTCGATCCTCAAAGCCTCCGAGGCCGGCCCCGTTCGAGCCTGGCGGAGCTATCAGGTCGACGAAACCGAATGGACGCGGGTGGCTGAGGCGCTGGGCGGCGGAACGGCGGTTTTGCTCGGCCTTTGGGGCGACACGGGTACGATCCGCATGGCGGTGCTCGATGAGGCGACGCATGAGATCGCCGTCCTCGCGCTTGCCTGTCCGACTGGCAGCTACCCCTCGGTCGGCCGGCATCATGCCGCCGCACAGCGGCCGGAGCGGGCCACACGCGACTTGTTCGGCCTTATCCCGCGCGATTGCCCCGACGAACGACCCTGGCTCGACCATGGCCGCTGGGGCGTGCGCCAGCCGCTTGGTGCGCCCACGCCGGACGCGGGCGAGGGGGATACTTACGGCTTTCTGCCCGTTGAGGGGGACGGACTGCATCAGGTGCCGGTCGGCCCGGTTCATGCGGGCATCATCGAGCCGGGCCATTTCCGCTTTACCGGCAATGGCGAGGCGGTGGTTCGTCTCGAAGAACGGTTCGGCTATGTGCATAAGGGGATCGAGGGGCTGATGGCCGGCAAGAGCCTCGATCAGGCTGTCCGTCTTGCCGCCAGAACCTCCGGTGACAGCACGGTCGCCTACGGGTTGGCCTTCTCGCGCGCTGCCGAAGACGCGCTGGGGGTGGATGTGCCGCCTCGCGCGGTCTGGCTGCGCGCGCTTCTTGCGGAACTGGAGCGTCTCGCCAATCATCTGGGCGACATTGGTGCGGTCTGCAACGATGCCGCCTTCGCGCTGATGCTGGCCCATTGCGGCGTGCTCCGGGAGCGGGTTCTGCGGGCTGCCGACACCGCCTTCGGCCATCGGCTGATGCGCGACCTGATCGTTCCGGGCGGCGTCGCCGCTGACCTGGACGACAACGGGATCGCTGCGATCCGGGCTGCGCTTGATGAAATCCGCCTGCGCTTTCCGCCGCTGGTCAACCTTTATGACAACACGGCATCCCTTCAGGACCGGACGGTTTCCACCGGACGGCTCGATCCCGCTCTTGCCAGGCGCTTCGGCGCCGGCGGGTTCGTGGGACGGGCTTCGGGACGGGGGTTTGACGCTCGAAAAGCACTGGGTTACGCGCCTTATGATCGGCTGTCCTTCGAAGTTCCGCTGCTGGATGCAGGCGATGTCGATGCCCGTGTCTGGATCCGCATCCGGGAGGTGGAGCAAAGCCTGTCTCTAATCGAGAAGATTCTGAATGAACTGCCACAAGGATCTGTTTTCACGGATCTAAAGGCGGTTTCAACCTCCTGCGAAGGACTTGCACTCGTGGAAGGCTTCAGGGGGGATATTCTGGTCTGGCTCAGGATCGGTGAGGACGGGTTGATCGAGCGCTGTCATATGCGCGATCCGTCCTGGTTTCAGTGGCCTTTGCTGGAAGCGGTGATCGAGGGCAATATCATTGCCGACTTCCCGCTGTGCAACAAGTCGTTCAACTGTTCCTATTCCGGTCACGATCTGTAG
- a CDS encoding NADH-quinone oxidoreductase subunit B family protein — MRKLLLESLIKPTLTEAPPTVDEAAMIELAETLGKQARQSLGRSLSIREVDAGSCNGCELEIHALNNAFYDIDRFGLRFVASPRHADVLMVTGPVTKNMREALKRTYDATPAPKWVVAVGDCALDGGCFAGSYAVVGGVSEVIPVDLHIPGCPPRPVKILSGMLALLQGGKMAP; from the coding sequence ATGCGCAAGCTCCTGCTCGAAAGCCTGATCAAGCCGACCCTGACCGAGGCGCCGCCGACGGTGGACGAGGCGGCGATGATCGAACTGGCCGAAACGCTCGGGAAGCAGGCGCGGCAGAGCCTCGGGCGCAGCCTGTCGATCCGGGAAGTCGATGCCGGGTCCTGCAACGGTTGCGAGCTGGAAATCCACGCACTCAACAACGCCTTTTACGATATCGACCGGTTCGGTCTTCGCTTCGTTGCCTCGCCCCGGCATGCGGATGTTCTGATGGTGACAGGGCCGGTGACGAAGAATATGCGCGAAGCGCTGAAGCGGACCTATGACGCCACGCCGGCGCCCAAATGGGTCGTCGCCGTTGGCGACTGCGCGCTGGACGGCGGTTGCTTTGCCGGCAGCTATGCCGTGGTCGGCGGCGTCTCTGAGGTCATTCCTGTCGACCTGCATATTCCGGGCTGCCCGCCGCGGCCTGTGAAGATCCTGTCCGGCATGCTGGCTCTGCTGCAGGGCGGGAAAATGGCGCCCTGA